Proteins from a genomic interval of Orbaceae bacterium lpD02:
- a CDS encoding sigma 54-interacting transcriptional regulator, which produces MTKGNYSPVAIIEVTLKGKLLAINQAGITLFSLPDELLDNAKLANYYFDYYRLLNLDPNIPISTLQSTIIILNQQYYFLQIFDDISRFVLVIQPIGYLKSRLVQVGVANQQAFNVFCAQSESMQKLLKQAKAFAKQKEPLLISGATGTGKDLLALACHQYSQRGDKVLLSLNCAAMPDEVVESELYGYAAGAYQGVSEGKKGFFEQANGGSVLLDGIDEMSFRMQTKLIRFINDGAFRRVGDDNEVHVDVRVICITKADLFSLVKQGKFREDLYYRLNVLPLHLPLLNERKEDIIDLAGYFIHEFANKQSVPVPTLTEDAKTKLLSYHWPGNVRELKNVLYSALAQLNGIEITAKGIELPNSPIKYSLNDDLEGKTLDEITKQFEKTVLMQLYKSHPSSRKLSKRLGISHTAVANKLREYGIGK; this is translated from the coding sequence ATGACAAAAGGTAACTATTCTCCAGTTGCAATCATTGAAGTTACCCTTAAGGGGAAGCTGCTAGCAATCAACCAAGCTGGTATAACGTTATTTTCGTTACCTGATGAGTTATTAGATAACGCTAAGCTTGCTAATTATTACTTTGATTATTATCGATTATTAAATCTTGATCCGAATATACCTATTTCAACCTTGCAAAGCACAATAATTATACTTAACCAGCAATACTATTTTTTACAGATTTTTGATGATATTAGTCGTTTTGTATTGGTTATTCAACCAATTGGTTATCTTAAAAGCCGATTAGTCCAAGTAGGTGTAGCTAATCAGCAAGCATTCAATGTTTTTTGTGCACAAAGTGAGTCTATGCAGAAACTGCTAAAACAAGCTAAAGCCTTTGCAAAGCAAAAAGAGCCATTATTAATTTCAGGCGCCACAGGAACGGGTAAAGACTTACTTGCATTAGCATGCCACCAATATAGCCAAAGAGGGGATAAAGTGCTTCTCAGTCTAAATTGTGCAGCTATGCCTGATGAAGTTGTTGAAAGCGAATTATATGGCTACGCTGCTGGTGCTTATCAGGGAGTAAGTGAGGGTAAAAAAGGCTTTTTTGAGCAAGCAAATGGAGGCTCGGTATTGTTAGATGGCATTGATGAAATGTCATTTAGAATGCAAACCAAACTTATTCGTTTCATTAATGACGGTGCATTTAGGCGAGTTGGTGATGATAATGAAGTTCATGTTGACGTAAGGGTAATTTGTATTACTAAAGCCGATCTCTTTTCTCTAGTCAAACAAGGAAAGTTTAGAGAGGACCTCTATTATCGATTAAACGTATTACCATTGCATCTACCTTTACTCAATGAACGTAAAGAGGATATCATTGATTTAGCGGGTTATTTTATTCATGAGTTTGCCAATAAACAAAGCGTACCAGTGCCAACGTTGACAGAGGATGCAAAGACTAAATTACTTAGTTATCACTGGCCCGGAAATGTCAGGGAACTTAAAAATGTATTATATTCGGCGTTGGCTCAATTAAATGGAATAGAAATAACCGCCAAAGGTATTGAGTTGCCAAATAGCCCAATTAAATACTCACTTAATGATGATCTTGAAGGTAAAACATTGGATGAAATAACAAAGCAGTTTGAAAAAACAGTATTAATGCAGTTGTATAAAAGTCACCCAAGTTCTCGTAAGTTATCAAAAAGATTAGGTATTTCACATACAGCCGTTGCAAATAAGCTTCGAGAGTATGGAATTGGGAAATGA
- the nagZ gene encoding beta-N-acetylhexosaminidase: MGPLIIDVQGLSLSNEDKKLLQHNAVAGVILFSRNYQDPNQLTTLIKEIRAASSERLLISVDHEGGRVQRFKNGFTAIPPAQAYAKLNDLKHAKKLAFDAGWVLAMELIAFDIDLSFAPVLDLGHDCLAIGSRAFHQDSKIAQEVASAMIDGMHSAGMKTTGKHFPGHGAVLADSHKETPIDNRNQTEIKHDMQIFAELIKAGKLDAIMPAHVIYPCFDDHPASGSPFWLKTVLRQQLNFDGIIFSDDLSMEGAAFLGNYAQRASAAFHAGCDILLACNNRQGTFAILESLGHIASNKPKHLLCKTKIDYQTLLKSDEWQQRNKKLSLLNEEWQNSLNQ; encoded by the coding sequence ATGGGCCCATTAATAATTGATGTGCAAGGTTTAAGCCTTTCAAATGAAGATAAAAAGTTACTTCAGCATAATGCGGTTGCAGGCGTGATATTATTTAGCCGAAATTATCAAGATCCTAATCAACTAACAACGTTAATTAAAGAAATAAGGGCTGCGTCATCAGAACGCTTATTAATCAGTGTTGATCATGAAGGGGGAAGGGTACAACGTTTTAAAAACGGCTTTACCGCTATACCGCCAGCCCAAGCTTATGCAAAATTAAATGACTTAAAACACGCCAAAAAGCTTGCATTTGATGCTGGCTGGGTACTTGCTATGGAGCTTATCGCTTTTGATATAGATCTCAGTTTTGCTCCTGTTTTAGATTTAGGTCATGATTGTTTAGCAATTGGTTCTCGTGCATTTCATCAAGATAGTAAAATCGCGCAAGAAGTTGCTAGCGCGATGATTGATGGTATGCATAGTGCGGGTATGAAAACCACCGGCAAACATTTCCCTGGTCACGGTGCGGTACTTGCTGATTCGCATAAAGAGACGCCTATTGATAATCGTAACCAGACAGAAATTAAGCATGATATGCAAATTTTTGCAGAATTAATTAAAGCGGGTAAACTTGATGCTATTATGCCTGCTCATGTTATTTATCCATGCTTTGATGACCATCCAGCAAGCGGCTCACCATTTTGGTTAAAAACAGTATTGAGGCAGCAACTTAATTTTGATGGCATTATTTTCTCCGATGATTTATCTATGGAAGGTGCTGCTTTTTTAGGTAATTATGCCCAGAGAGCAAGTGCGGCATTTCATGCTGGATGTGATATTTTACTCGCATGCAATAATCGTCAAGGGACGTTTGCTATTTTAGAGAGCTTAGGTCATATTGCCAGTAATAAACCTAAGCATTTGCTATGTAAAACTAAAATTGATTATCAAACGTTACTTAAAAGTGATGAATGGCAACAACGTAATAAAAAATTAAGCCTCTTAAACGAAGAGTGGCAAAATTCTTTAAACCAATAA
- a CDS encoding HIT domain-containing protein: MPKETIFSKIIRGEIPADIVYQDDLVTAFRDISPQAPTHILIIPNKLIPTINDVTPSDEQALGHLFVVAAKIAKLQGIDQSGYRLIMNCNKDAGQEVFHIHMHLLGGKHLGKLVH, from the coding sequence ATGCCTAAAGAAACTATTTTTAGCAAAATTATTCGTGGTGAAATTCCAGCGGATATTGTTTATCAAGATGATTTGGTTACGGCTTTTCGTGATATCTCACCACAAGCACCAACTCATATTTTGATTATTCCAAATAAACTGATCCCGACGATTAATGACGTGACGCCTTCGGATGAGCAAGCATTAGGCCACTTGTTTGTTGTTGCAGCTAAAATAGCTAAATTGCAAGGTATAGATCAAAGTGGCTATCGCTTGATTATGAACTGTAACAAAGATGCAGGGCAAGAGGTTTTTCATATTCATATGCATTTGCTAGGTGGAAAACATCTGGGTAAATTGGTTCATTAA